GCGTGGGGCGAGCAGGAGGCGTCTCATGCCCCCAGGCTACGCCTCCTGCCCCCAGGCGTGGTGGTCCGGGACGCAGTTCAGACGTGAACGCGGTGGTCAGTGGCTGCTTTCCGCCCCGCTCTCCTGAATGGCCTGCTGGGTGGCCGCCCACAACGTCAGCACCTCCTGCGCCTCGTCGGCGTGCATCTGCTCGACCAGGGCGCCGCCGTGGGTGACGACGCTCTTGCCGCTGGCCCGTCCGTGTGCCCAGGCGTCCAGCAACGCCTGGGCCTGCCGCGCCTGCTCGTCGGTCACCCCGTAGGCGGCGTTGGCCGGGGCAATCTGGTCCGGGTGAATCACGGTCTTGCCGGCGAAGCCCAATGCGCGCCCCCCTTCGCATTCGCGGGCAAACCCGGCCGGGTCGCGCACGTCGTTGAATACGGCGTCCAGCGGCAGCTTGCCGTGGGCGCGGGCGGCCAGCACCACCGCCGACAGGGCGTGCAGCAGCGGGAGCCGCTCCGGGTGCGGGCGCGTCCGCAGGACGCGGGCCAGGTCATTGGCCCCCACCAGCAGGCCCGCTACCCCCGGCACGGCGGCGATGGCCGGGGCATTCAGCACGCCCGCCGGCGTCTCGATCATGGCCCACAGCGGGCAGCCCAGCGCCAGCTGCGAGGCGGCGCGGTCATCCTCCACCTTGGGCAGCACCAGCCCGGACGCGCCCGACAGCAGCGCCATCTCGCGGTCCTCGTGTTCCCATTCGGTGTTCAGGCCGTTGACGCGCACCAGCACGGGCACGCGCCAGCCGCCGGCCAGCAGCGCCGCGCGCACGTTGGCGCGGGCCTCGGCCTTGTGCTCGGGGGCCACCGCGTCTTCCAGGTCCAGAATCACGGCGTCGGCGTCCAGCGTACGGGCCTTCTCGATGGCGCGGGGCTTGTCGCCCGGCACATACAGCATGGAACGCACGGGGCCAGACACAGCGCGACTAGTCATCGCTGCCCATCCGCGTCGCCAGCGCCCAGCCGCTGAGCAGGGCGGCCTCCACGCGCGCGCCGTGCTTGTCGGGGGTAAAGCCGTCGCCGCACAGGCCCAGATTCAGCACCGCGTCCCACAGGCAGGGACCGGGGGCGCGGAGAACGGGGGTGGCGTAGCGCCAGCGGTGGGCGAAGGCGTGAACGGGCCGGAGTGTCTGGCCCAGCACATCGGCCGCCGCCGCCAGCAGGTGGGGCAGTACCTCGTCGGGGCGGCCTTCCAGGTGGGCGCGGGACCACCCCGCCGAGGCCTGCAGCATCAGCGCGGGCGGGTGGCCGGGGGCGCGTTTGGTGTGTTCGCGGGCGATCCAGTCCAGCACCGGATGGTTTTTGAGGGCCAGGGCAGGCCACCCGGCCCCGATGTCCGTGTCCAGCACCACGCCTGCCGCCCAGCACGGGGCGTATTCCACGCGGCGCAGCCGCTCGGCCGCCGTGTTCAGAGGGTCCAGATCGTCCGTGTCGTCCAGCAGCAGCGGGTCCAGCAACGCCAGCGCCTGCGATGCGGGAAGGTTCAGCACCAGCCGCGCGGCCTCGCCCGCCACGCCGTCGCGGGAATGCACACGCCAGCCGCCGGGCAGGCGTTCCAGGCTGCTGACCTCCAGCCCGGTCTGGACCTCCAGCCCGCGCGCCAGCTCGCGGCCCAGCGTGCTCATGCCCAGGGGCGGGGCATAGCGCGGGTGACCGTCCTGCGGTGGCGGCGTGATCTGGCCGTCTTCCCAGGCGGCGAAGCCCTGTGTCCAGACCCGGTTCCAGCCGGCCTGCACGCCGCCCTCGGCCAGCGCCACGGCGCGGGGGTGCCGGGCGGTGAAATAGCGTGCGCCGTGGTCCAACCGGGCTTCCGGGGGCGGGGTGCGGCGGGTGGCCGCGCGGCCCGAGACCCCGCGCGACTTGTCCAGCACGCGCACGCCCAGGCCCCGGCCCTGTAGGTCGTGGGCCAGTGCCAGCCCGGCCAGCCCCGCACCGACGATCAGCACGTCCGGTTTAGCGGGCATCGGCGGCCCCGCTGCGCTGGACCGGACGGGCCGCGCCCGACACCAGCAGGAAGGGCAGCAATGCCAGCAGGAACTTCAGAGGACGGGTCATGCCGTCCAGGGTAACGCGCCATGCTCTAGCCTGCCCGCATGACTTACGCCGATCTGCTGGGACTGAGTGTGCTGGAGGCGGCGCCGCAGCGCACCCGCGTCCGCGCCGTGGTGACCGACTCGGGCCTGAACATGCACGGCACCGCGCACGGCGGCCTGATCTTCAGTCTGGCCGACGAGGCGTTCGCGGTGATCAGCAATCTGGAGGCGCAGG
The Deinococcus radiopugnans ATCC 19172 genome window above contains:
- a CDS encoding HpcH/HpaI aldolase/citrate lyase family protein; the protein is MTSRAVSGPVRSMLYVPGDKPRAIEKARTLDADAVILDLEDAVAPEHKAEARANVRAALLAGGWRVPVLVRVNGLNTEWEHEDREMALLSGASGLVLPKVEDDRAASQLALGCPLWAMIETPAGVLNAPAIAAVPGVAGLLVGANDLARVLRTRPHPERLPLLHALSAVVLAARAHGKLPLDAVFNDVRDPAGFARECEGGRALGFAGKTVIHPDQIAPANAAYGVTDEQARQAQALLDAWAHGRASGKSVVTHGGALVEQMHADEAQEVLTLWAATQQAIQESGAESSH
- a CDS encoding NAD(P)/FAD-dependent oxidoreductase, whose amino-acid sequence is MPAKPDVLIVGAGLAGLALAHDLQGRGLGVRVLDKSRGVSGRAATRRTPPPEARLDHGARYFTARHPRAVALAEGGVQAGWNRVWTQGFAAWEDGQITPPPQDGHPRYAPPLGMSTLGRELARGLEVQTGLEVSSLERLPGGWRVHSRDGVAGEAARLVLNLPASQALALLDPLLLDDTDDLDPLNTAAERLRRVEYAPCWAAGVVLDTDIGAGWPALALKNHPVLDWIAREHTKRAPGHPPALMLQASAGWSRAHLEGRPDEVLPHLLAAAADVLGQTLRPVHAFAHRWRYATPVLRAPGPCLWDAVLNLGLCGDGFTPDKHGARVEAALLSGWALATRMGSDD